From a region of the Castanea sativa cultivar Marrone di Chiusa Pesio chromosome 10, ASM4071231v1 genome:
- the LOC142614282 gene encoding putative xyloglucan endotransglucosylase/hydrolase protein 30 yields the protein MDDLLRCCYGFGFGASKTFALFSIFLLISITNAAFNNLTTIPFNQGYSPLFGDGNLVRSPNGKGVRLLLDRFTGSGFISSNLYKHGFFSANIKLPSDYTAGICVAFYTSNGDVFEKSHDELDFEFLGNLEGKPWRFQTNLYGNGSTNRGREERYRLWFDPSKEFHRYSILWTANKTIFYIDEVPIREVVKNDAMGGDYPSKPMSLYTTIWDASNWATSGGRYKVNYKYAPFVAEFKDLVLEGCPTDPIEQVSAADACAEKDAYLDSQDYAIMTRKRRQAMRWFRQRFMYYSYCYDTLRYPVPPPECVISRVEKQRFKDTGRLRFGGSHHKQSRQSKRRSRIPISSSASNSNM from the exons ATGGATGATTTACTACGTTGTTGTTATGGTTTTGGCTTTGGAGCATCGAAAACGTTTGCGCTCTTCTCTATCTTTTTGTTAATCTCCATTACAAACGCAGCTTTCAACAATCTGACCACCATCCCTTTCAACCAAGGCTACTCTCCTCTCTTCGGTGACGGCAACCTTGTTCGCTCTCCCAACGGCAAAGGCGTCCGTCTTCTCCTTGATCGCTTCACAG gttcgGGCTTCATCTCCTCCAATCTTTACAAACATGGGTTCTTCAGCGCCAATATCAAGTTGCCATCAGATTACACGGCTGGCATCTGTGTTGCCTTTTAT ACATCAAATGGTGACGTATTTGAGAAGAGCCATGATGAGTTAGACTTTGAGTTTTTAGGGAACCTTGAAGGTAAGCCATGGAGGTTCCAAACCAACTTGTACGGTAATGGTAGCACAAACCGCGGCCGGGAGGAGCGGTATCGTCTTTGGTTTGACCCCTCCAAGGAGTTCCACCGATACAGCATTCTTTGGACTGCCAATAAAACTAT ATTTTACATCGACGAAGTTCCAATAAGAGAGGTGGTGAAAAATGATGCAATGGGTGGTGACTACCCATCAAAGCCGATGTCGCTGTACACAACCATATGGGACGCTTCAAATTGGGCCACATCAGGAGGTAGATACAAAGTCAATTACAAGTATGCACCCTTTGTAGCCGAATTCAAGGACCTTGTCCTAGAGGGTTGCCCCACGGACCCAATTGAGCAAGTCTCGGCTGCTGATGCTTGTGCTGAAAAGGATGCTTACCTAGACAGCCAAGACTATGCAATCATGACACGTAAGCGCCGCCAAGCCATGCGGTGGTTCCGCCAAAGGTTCATGTATTACTCTTATTGCTATGATACGTTGCGTTACCCCGTGCCACCACCCGAATGTGTCATTAGTCGAGTTGAGAAGCAGCGGTTCAAAGACACTGGAAGATTGCGATTTGGAGGGAGCCACCACAAACAATCAAGGCAATCAAAGCGGCGAAGTCGGATCCCAATTTCTTCTTCAGCCTCTAATAGTAATATGTGA